A region of the Apium graveolens cultivar Ventura chromosome 6, ASM990537v1, whole genome shotgun sequence genome:
atattcaaacacaaatgtaaagaacacaaagaacttataaacttttctggtggatttgttgttccactagagatgtgttatttcagaaaatctgtgattcaaagaattaaatcacagctgcgtcctagtacaaactagatgattttctctctggacttttctaaacagctctggaaaattcaccatctaattactagctgctacatggtttatatatcaccaagtttacaagtgaagacaacaccgtaaaatacaattaaaagattcttcatatgtttcttcttcatttttctatccaatgcaatttaggtttagctatgaatctttgaatacttccttgtttgcaccagaatggaaatgctgcattttcttgattcctcctagaggctgccacattccagtttgtctctgttaacccatgtgcctctgtcagcttatgaattgtcactatcaactgctattgaactaagcatccgttgaagctttcatccgttgatgactttatccgttgaagctttatccgttgaagctttattcgttgatgcattagcagttgaagctttatccattgatggatgttatccgttgaagctttagagacatccgttgaagctttgtttctcatccgttgaaggcctttaatataagttgatactacttcacttatacaaaattacaaggcatgaaatatttacaattagccttcctatttgcatatccactagtagtcaacatgactgataatttcccacaacatctaagaattacaacttaaatacagagaatgaaatgtgctgcaatactaaacttatttctaagtagagctactccttcaacggatagccaaaatggtcttatccgttgaggctacaaacactagatttctacttaagtgttttgtttaacttatcatcaaactaatacacatattcctaacatgaCTAATCAACccttaaggaagataatacacaagccagatgtctcagGAAGGCTGCTAAACTGGGCAGTCAAGCTAAGTCAATTCAACTTGAGTTTCATTCTAAGGACAACTATCAAAGCCCAGACACTCgctgatttcatcatagaattCAACTTTCCGAAAGATGAGCCTAGGCCTAAGAGCATTGACCCAGAGAGCGGCAATGCTCATAACCCAGGAACCTGGGCCCTCAAAGTTGATGTATCTTCAACGAACGAAAGGTCAGGAACAGGACTCATTATAAAGAGCCCAGATGGTTTTACAATTTAAACTGCTATATCCTTCGGCTTttcagcaacaaacaaccaggcagAGTACGAAGCCCTGATAGCAGGATTAAAACTCGCCAAGACCCTCAGAATCCAGGACCTTGACATTTATAGCGACTCCCATATTGTAGTCAAGCAAACAAACGGCGAGTATATAGCgaaggatccagttctagccaagtaccaggctctggtccaaagctaccttGCCTTAATACCAGGAAGTCAAGTCCTACAAATCTGCCGAGAAGAGAATTCAGAGGCCGATACCCTATCCAAGCTTGTCCAAAATTCATCAGACCTAGATTGCTCTGTCTAATTTGAGGAATTACAAAAGCCAAGTATAGAATCTGAAGAGGTCATGGAGATAGACAACAACCCCCGAATTGGATGACTCATTTCATCAACTACCTAGAAAAGGGAGAACTCCCAGAAGACAAAGGGAAGGCTCAAAGATTAAAAGTTAGGGCAATAAAATTATTCCTTGAAGAAGGAATACTCTATCGCCGAACCTTCTCCTCACCAATCCTCAAATGTGTTGGCCCGACAGAGGCAGAATATTGCTTAATGGAAGTCCATGAAGGGATATGCGGAGATCATATGTCTGCGAAGGCCCTAGCTCAAAAGATAATAAGGCAGGGTTACTACTAGCCAACAATCCCCCAAGATGCAAGTGACTTTGTGAAAAAATGCAAGCACTGCCAGATTTTCAGCAACGTATCCCGACTAAGCCCAGTTCTACATGACTAAGCCCAGTTCTACCCTCATCAGTCCGATCTCCAATCCCCTTCGTTGTTTGGGGGATagatatcatgggacccttcccCGGGCTAGAGGAGACCTAAGATACCTACTAGTCTCAATCCACTACATGACTAAGTGGATGTAAGCGAAGGCAATGAGAATCATAAACCAGCAGGATTGCATAAAGTTTATGGATAATATCTTGATGAGGTTCAGAATCCCAAGAATCCTGGTATCTGATAATGGGCCGCAGTTTGTTGCGTCAGAGTTCAAATCCTATCTCCAAGAGCGGGGGATCAAGCATAGAAAATTATCAGTAGCATACCCTCAAGGGAATGGACAAGTGGAAGTAACAAACCAGATCCTTCTCTGGGGCATCGAGAAGAGGCTTAGAGAAAGTAAaagcaaatggccagaagaattgcCCAATGTGCTATGGGCCTACATGACCAGTCCCCGGACAAGCACATACGAAAATCCTTTCAAGCTAGCTTACGGAACAGAAGCAATGCTGCCTATCGAGGTAGGATCCCCTTCCCACCGAGAAATCAACTTTGATGAAATAGCCaatgaggaggggctcagaaCAAACATTGAGCTCATTGACGAGGTCCAGGACCAGGCTGTAACAAAGATGGAAAAATACAATGTGAAGACTAGGGAacacttcagcaagaagtccagGGTCAAgaactttcaagttggagacctggtaCTTCGAGACATAGGAGCCTCAGATCCCACCAATACTGGAAAGCTAATACCCAAGTGGGAGGGCTCTTACAAGATCAAAGAGGTGTTAAGTCTGAGGACCTACAAGCTAGAAAGCATGGATGAATCAGAGATACCAAACACTTGGCACATAATTAGGCATAGGAAATACTATTTTTAAGAGAAAGTAACCAAAAACTTGTAGCATATGGAAAGCAACCAATCTATGATACAAACTCTTGTATGAAGAATATTGCAAATTAATTTTCCTGTTTCAGTAAGCTATTATTTAAGCAATCATTACGAATCAAGCAAACATCAACCCTGGAATGCAACAATTCCAGGTTTAGATGCAATCACTCCAAACATATAAAAAAACCCGCATATGAATTCATACCCGGATCCGGACCGGCTATAAATCCATACCCCGGTTGGAGGCAGCCACCCTGTacttagaaatttttctaagtgCAGAACAAAACCAGAACCCGGACAATAATCCAAATTTGAATTGATAACCGGATTAAAAGCAAAAACCAGGAGCTAATTTTAACCCGGTAGCAATTGCATACCCGGGTTGGAAGCAACAGCCTTGTGCTAAGGAAAATTTCTAGGTACAAACCAAGCAAATAAGCAAACAGATCCGGGTAGGGAATCTTACCCGGACCAAAAGCACCCGTTTAAAGCTAGCTTCAACCCGGATATGAATTCATACCCGAGTCAGAGGCAAATGTCTTGTACTTGGAATATTCCCTAAGTGCAAACTAAACCAAAAAACAGATAAGACCCGGGCATGGTACCCCACCCGGATCAAAAGCACTATTTGTGCAAAGCAGTACTAAATACCATTCATCATTCCAGATAGGGGTTCATACCCGGATCCAAAAAAATATTTAAGGCTCACTTCATCCCGGATATTAACTCACTCCAGGGCTGGGGGCAGTTGGTTTGTACTTCGAATATTTCCCAAGTACAAAACAAACCAGAAAGCAAAAATACCCGGATATGCTCTCATACCCGGATCAAAAGCATTAATAGTCTACTTATAATATTTTCTAAACAAGCAAATTATGACCAAGCAACAATCAAATATAAAACGTTAATCCGGATTGACCACCAATCCTGGAAAATTCAAATATTACAAATCATTCAGAAGAAAAGTACTAAAAACAACCAAaaaactgaaaggaaacaaattaCATGGGCAAGGCCCGTAAAGCTTGTTAGCTTGGAAATGTCTAGATGAAACTGGGACTAGGACCATCGTAAGGTTCCGGCTCCCCCTGACCCTGCTCAACAGCTGCCTTAGCTGCCATGAACTCTTGGATTAAGCTTTCCCAGTTGGCAATGGGATCTGTCTTGACATGCCTTTCTGCCATGAGCCTGGCCCTACGAACTTCGGGAACCCCGGCTTGAGCAAgctccaaatcatattcttcaCTTGCCTTGAACTCGCCGATGATAGCATCTTTGTTCAGGTTCTCCTTTGCAGCCAGGTCAGCCTTCAGTTTCTCGACCTCCTTAGCAAGGCCGTTAGCCCGGACCTTCTCGTCCATAAGCTACCCCTTTAACCTGGACTCAACAGTCTTGAATCCCTCCCGGACCTCATCCAGTTCATCCTTAAGGTTATCATCCCTATCTTTCTCAGCCTTGATCTTATTATTGGCCTCCTGGACCTCATTGAAGGAGATATCAGAGCAAATAGCTATGGCACTCCCAGCCTGAAGGAAAACGAGGAAAAACAACTAAGTAAACCAATATAACCCAGGTAGGAAGATAAATGTTATTACGAAGTTACCTGTCCCCGGTGCCCGATAACCCTCTTAAAAGTAGCGGCCATCCCGGATCCCTCCACTTCATCCCAATCTTCATCAGCAGGGATATCAAACATGAACTCTTCCAAATTAATCAGAATCTTAGTTCCAATCTTCACCGGCCTTCCGTACGGGCCCTTTCCCTCCGAATCACAAGCAACCCGGCTGGAAACAACAGTCTTTTCCCGGGGAGGGTTAGCCGGGACACTCTTCCTCTTCTTTCTAGGGGATCATCATCGTCTGGAATCTCCTGCATAACGGGCTTAAAGTCCCTAGGCTCGTTACCGGATCAGGAACATTTTGGGGGAAGATGATTTGGCTCCACCCTCGATATCAGCAGATCCGGATCCAGGGCCCGGGCCCCCCTTGGTGGTCTTGAAAACCAAGCCTAAGGTGTTGAAAGCAGCGGCGTAAGCGGAAGAAGACATGATTCCGATAAAAGTAGGGTTGAAATGTGGCAAGCCTGAAAGgagacaagaaaagcacaagttATAGAACTATATACTGATACAAAGATCCAGAACAGCATGCATGGAAGACGATCCTGATCAAGTAAAACAGCTAATTCCATAAAGAAAGTTCTACAAGTAAAAATCAGGTATGATCAGGAACAACATATACAACATATAATCCGGATCAAGCATACAAAAAATTCCATAAAGAAAGTTCTACAAGTAAAAAGAAGGTATGATCCCGAACAACATATACAACACGTAATCTGGATCAAGCAGACAACAAATTCTATGAAGAAAGTTCAACAAGTAAAAGAAAGAGCATGACCCGGATCAATATGCACAGCAAACAATCTGGATCAACAAAATCAAATATTCACATAAAGCAACCAAGACAAATATAAAATGGGAAAGATTAGGGAGAATATTAAATACAACAACCCGGACTAGTAGAAGACTTACAGCCAAGTTCAAAGAGCAACTTGTGATTTATAAAGGTGTCCCGGGCCGGCTGGAATCCGAGAGATCCACAAAATACCCTCATCTGAGTCAAATCCTGTCCTTCCGAATGGAAGTCTCAAATTTAGTCTGGATACCCTCCATTGTAAAGTAAGGCAAGTAGGCCAGGTCAAACCCCTTCAGCATTATCATCTCCCCATTCCAATATTTCAGAGAGGTCTGGTGCATCACGCGCTTAGATCTACCTGGGCCATACCCACACTCAGAGGTCCAGAACCTAATTTCATAAAAGGGTTTCTGGATAGACTTAGAGAGGTAGAAGATCTTGTGGAACAACTTCAGGGTAGGCACGAACCCGGATTTATTGCAGCAAGCTATAAACCAGGTTATAGATTTAATCCCATTCGGGGTAATCTACATCGGGGAAATCTTGTACACATTCTTGCAAAGGTGCTTGACGAACATATGGAAACGGGGGCTCCACCTGGATCTGAGGTGCTTCAACCATACCGGAACAAAGCCATCAGTCGAGCGATGATAAATCCTCTCATGGGGTTCCGGCCACCTCCACTCAATATCCGGGGTCAACTGGAACACAGCCCCGACAGCTTCGTCCCTATCAGCTGGATCAGCTTCAGCAAAAAGGTCCTTCAGTTGGTAATGATCCCGACTCATGTGAAACTCGAAAAAATCCCTCTCAAGTGCCTTTTGGTTGTAGACCCCGGGACGACCATTACTCTGCCTCTCGTACTTAACCCTCCAATAATAAACACTATCTTCCACCTCTAGGGACTTAGTGATAAAATGGTACTTCACATTTGTCCAGTAACCCTCGGGAGTAAAGGGAACAGAGTTTTCCGGTAACCTTTTATACCGGAACTTGGTGATTATCTCTATGGAAGCAGAGGCTTTTTTACCCATCCCGATCCGGATCTGTGTTCTCTCAGATGAATCATGATCACTCTCCTCACTGGAACAACTCGGGTAGCAATTGAAAGCTCTTCTAGGAAGCTGCTTgatccggaccatatacctattaaaatcAAGGTGAGTTAGTCTGGGCTCCTACAGTTTTTATATCTTTTGCTAAGTGGTCCGGATCGAGCACGTTATGTTAGTTATACCATAACCTACTAATCCGGACCGCTAATACAAGTCCAACCCGGCCAAATATCAACAATCCGGATCATCTATACTAAGTAAGCAAAAATAAGCCTCTAAACACGTATAAAAAACCAGATTCAACCATAACCTGGATCACAAAAAGCCACCAAGAACCCATAATCCAAACTCGAGTCTGTAAACCTGACCCAGATCTAAACAACCTAAAAAACTACGCAACCTTATACATGCAATTTTAACAATGTAAACCAACCTAGTTCCGGGTCATGCACCCCCTACCCGGATCAAAGCAAAAACCCTAACCCAAAAATAGCCAAATTCAAGAATCAAAAACCAAAATATACAACATGTacatatacttacatatattTTCACCAAGAACATCAAGAACACCTTAACCAAACCCAGAAAATTGACCCCAAAACCAAGAATTTCGAACAAAAATTGAACCAAAAATACCCAAAAACCTACAAATCTAAACATGCATAAAAAACCAAGCCACAAAGCACTCATATCTACcacaaaatcaaaccaaaaaGACTGATTTCACTACTAATTCGCAGATAAAGAAGAAAAGTCCAAGCATGCAAGAAACTCGAAAGAGAAAAAGATTCAAAAacaaagaaaaaagaaagaaacaaTGAAGCTTACAAGTCAATCAAGGGCAATGGATACAAGCGGAAGTACACGGCGGCACATCGGCGGAAAAATCTGACCAAATACACAAGCCTTCGAAGAGTTTGAAGAAAGAGACGATAATGTTTGTTGGTTTCTTTTATAAGAGATAAAAAAGAAATAGAAGGGGAAGGCAGCCTTTTATAGGCATAAGAAGGAGAAGCCCCCATGCCACGTGGCAAGCCGTGATTGGCAGAAAGATGagttacaaatatatatacatttatatatatatacataaaagGAAATTAGACCACGTAATGATTATGGGGCGAATTTCAAGGAAAATTAACCGCCCTATAATTCAAAATCATGGGGGAAAAGCTGAAAAAATGTTATAAATTCCCTCATTTTTTCAGAATCAGAAGCCCCCTACCCGGACCAAAGATTCCTATCTGGATCCAACACAATCCGGATCCTGAACTCAAAATAACAAAATGCTCCAAACACCACCTTCATCTCAACACCCGGATTGAGGGGAAAGAAAGAATCAGAACTTTTTCTAAGTCAACAACTTTCTCATACTTTAATTAGGATTGGTCTCTACAATACCAGACCCGGATTGAGGGGCAAGAAAGAAGCATAATTTTTTCTAAGTCAGCCACTCTCTCCAACACGAATCCAGATTGGTCTCTATAACACCAGACCCAGATTGGGGGGCAAGaaaaaaacataatttttttctAAAGAAACCACCTTCTCCCACTTCAATCCAGATTGGTATCTTCAACACCAGACCTGGATTAGGGGGTGAAGAAAGAAGCAGATTTTTTTTAGTCAACAACGGCTACATAACACTtctctactccctcatccagataatctacataagggagtggggggaaAATGATTGGGTATAAGCAACCTGGCTAGGGTCCAACCCAGATCTAGGGCGAGGCACGCTCAGCTGATGGACCAAGAACCCCCTCACCCAAAGCATTTAAGTGGAGAGAGTCGAGCTCAGGGCCAAATCAAGTTCAGGATCATCTTCCATCCAGGATCCAACCCAGGACCAGGATCACGCCCAACCAGGATCACCTCCCAGGTAGAATCCAACCCAGCTAGTGCGAACCCGAGGGGGGTCCCAACATGCACATGCACAccccacaacccgccaaggaagggtaAGTGGGCACGTGACGATGACAACTATCAACAACTAACATCTCAGATAAACATAACGTGTGTCAGCATACTGTTGGGGCATCCTAAAGGTGGTCCTTGCCTAGACACGTGTATGCAATCTACCAAGTCAGGCGTCCTCCGCCTCCAATAGTGAACGACCCCGATCTAAAGGTAcctacccctaaaccctacatTTGGGCTATAAATACCACAAAGGGAAAGTGTTTAGGGGTTGGACACATTT
Encoded here:
- the LOC141665444 gene encoding uncharacterized protein LOC141665444, producing MRIINQQDCIKFMDNILMRFRIPRILVSDNGPQFVASEFKSYLQERGIKHRKLSVAYPQGNGQVEVTNQILLWGIEKRLRESKSKWPEELPNVLWAYMTSPRTSTYENPFKLAYGTEAMLPIEVGSPSHREINFDEIANEEGLRTNIELIDEVQDQAVTKMEKYNVKTREHFSKKSRVKNFQVGDLVLRDIGASDPTNTGKLIPKWEGSYKIKEVLSLRTYKLESMDESEIPNTWHIIRHRKYYF